One segment of Streptomyces sp. TG1A-8 DNA contains the following:
- the rpsT gene encoding 30S ribosomal protein S20, protein MANIKSQIKRIKTNEKARLRNKAVKSSLKTAIRKAREAAAAGDVEKATELQRAAARALDKAVSKGVIHKNQAANKKSALASKVTSLKG, encoded by the coding sequence GTGGCGAACATCAAGTCCCAGATCAAGCGGATCAAGACCAACGAGAAGGCCCGGCTGCGCAACAAGGCCGTCAAGTCCTCCCTGAAGACCGCGATCCGCAAGGCCCGCGAGGCCGCTGCCGCGGGTGACGTCGAGAAGGCCACCGAGCTGCAGCGCGCTGCCGCGCGTGCGCTCGACAAGGCCGTCTCCAAGGGCGTCATCCACAAGAACCAGGCCGCCAACAAGAAGTCGGCGCTCGCTTCCAAGGTCACGTCCCTCAAGGGCTGA
- the holA gene encoding DNA polymerase III subunit delta gives MARKTANDDPLAPVTLAVGQEDLLLDRAVQEVVAAARAADADTDVRDLTPDQVQPGTLAELTSPSLFAERKVVVVRDAQDLAADTVKDVKAYLGAPAEEITLVLLHAGGAKGKGLLDAARKAGAREVACPKMTKPADRLAFVRGEFRSSGRSATPEACQALVDAIGSELRELASAVSQLVADVEGTIDEAVVGRYYTGRAEASSFTVADRAVEGRTAEALEALRWSLATGVAPVLITSALAQGVRAIGKLSFARGGRPADLARELGMPPWKIDRVRQQMRGWTPDGVSVALRAVAEADAGVKGGGDDPGYALEKAVVTVARAARSRGRG, from the coding sequence ATGGCCAGGAAGACTGCGAATGACGACCCCCTCGCCCCCGTGACGCTCGCCGTGGGCCAGGAGGACCTCCTGCTGGACCGCGCCGTGCAGGAGGTGGTGGCCGCCGCCCGGGCCGCCGACGCCGACACGGACGTGCGGGACCTGACCCCGGACCAGGTGCAGCCCGGTACGCTCGCCGAGCTGACGAGTCCCTCGCTCTTCGCCGAGCGCAAGGTCGTGGTCGTGCGCGACGCGCAGGACCTGGCGGCCGACACGGTCAAGGACGTGAAGGCGTACCTCGGGGCGCCCGCCGAGGAGATCACCCTCGTGCTGTTGCACGCCGGCGGTGCCAAGGGCAAGGGGCTGCTGGACGCCGCGCGCAAGGCGGGGGCGCGGGAGGTGGCGTGCCCGAAGATGACCAAGCCGGCGGACCGGCTGGCGTTCGTGCGGGGCGAGTTCCGCTCGTCCGGGCGGTCGGCCACGCCCGAGGCGTGCCAGGCGCTGGTCGACGCCATCGGGAGCGAGCTGCGGGAGCTGGCCTCGGCGGTGTCGCAGCTCGTCGCCGACGTCGAGGGCACGATCGACGAGGCCGTCGTCGGCCGTTACTACACCGGGCGGGCCGAGGCGTCCAGCTTCACCGTCGCCGACCGGGCGGTGGAGGGGCGTACGGCGGAGGCGCTGGAGGCGCTGCGGTGGTCGCTGGCGACGGGGGTGGCGCCGGTGCTGATCACCAGTGCGCTGGCCCAGGGGGTGCGGGCGATCGGGAAGCTGTCGTTCGCCCGGGGCGGCCGGCCGGCCGATCTCGCGCGGGAGCTGGGGATGCCGCCGTGGAAGATCGACCGGGTCCGGCAGCAGATGCGGGGCTGGACGCCGGACGGGGTGTCCGTGGCGTTGCGGGCGGTCGCGGAGGCCGACGCGGGGGTGAAGGGCGGCGGGGACGACCCCGGGTACGCCCTGGAGAAGGCCGTGGTGACCGTCGCACGGGCCGCTCGGTCCCGGGGACGCGGATAG
- a CDS encoding ComEC/Rec2 family competence protein, with protein sequence MSGPHDERSSVPAGAGGPAGSRTGEEPPAGVGDGGTPDLRLVPAALAAWGTAAVTLGVPPGWSAGIAGVCLVLGAVLLSARRRGRRGPAGRPGSRPARARAPVAAVLLCVAAAAASAGLHGADVRRGPVPELARRFAAVTAEVELTGDPWPSRPRVRGDHAAPVAVLARAEVRRVEGGGGAAVRTRSPVLLVVDADVPAPEDTDTRGVGARAAGSPPAESESEGESESESGGESGGGHARGGRRAAWLGLLPSTRLRVSGRLAPAPAGGDRTAAVLRVRDRPVAVAGPSGPQRLAGRLRAGLREATEGLPADARALLPGLVVGDTSRITPELDDAFKETDLAHTLAVSGSNLTILLALLIGPPGLARRIERRGLAPRLGLSLRTTALLAGALTLGFVIVCRPDPSVLRAAACGAVALLALATGRRRSLLPALATAVLLLVLYDPWLARGYGFLLSVLATGALLVVAPGWSAALRRRRVPARLAEALAAAAAAQAVCAPVVVVLSARVSLVAVPCNLLAEVAVAPATVLGFAALATAPVAMPLAKALARGAGWPAGWIARVARTGAALPGGGVDWPGGWIGALLLALVTVGVVLAGRRLLRHPWWCGALGVLLLVVVVRPAPLARVVTGWPPPGWRFAVCDVGQGDATVLAAGAGTAVVVDAGPDPAPVDRCLRELGVTRVPLVLLTHFHADHVAGLPGVLHGRAVAAIETTGYEEPADQAAFVRREAAARHIPLLRAVAGEERRTGPLAWQVLWPPGGPEPPPEPDGPNDASIVLLVRTAGLRLLLLGDLEPPAQRELLRSPVAARLTRVDVLKVAHHGSAHQDPELTRLVAPRVALISCGAGNPYGHPAPATVAGLRAGGAVVLRTDRDGALAVRGRGGPGGEVRVVKD encoded by the coding sequence ATGAGCGGCCCACACGACGAACGATCGTCCGTACCCGCGGGGGCCGGTGGTCCGGCCGGGAGCCGGACCGGGGAGGAACCGCCGGCGGGAGTGGGGGACGGCGGGACGCCGGACCTGCGTCTGGTGCCGGCCGCGCTCGCGGCCTGGGGGACGGCGGCTGTCACCCTGGGCGTCCCACCGGGCTGGAGTGCCGGCATCGCGGGTGTCTGCCTGGTCCTCGGCGCGGTCCTGCTGTCCGCGCGGCGGCGGGGGAGACGGGGACCGGCGGGACGGCCCGGGTCCCGGCCCGCCCGGGCCCGGGCCCCGGTCGCCGCCGTGCTGCTCTGCGTCGCCGCGGCCGCCGCCTCCGCCGGGCTGCACGGCGCGGACGTGCGGCGCGGGCCGGTGCCGGAACTGGCGCGACGGTTCGCGGCCGTGACCGCCGAGGTCGAACTGACGGGCGATCCCTGGCCGAGCAGGCCGCGCGTGCGGGGCGACCACGCGGCACCGGTGGCGGTGCTGGCCCGGGCGGAGGTGCGGCGCGTGGAGGGGGGAGGCGGAGCGGCTGTGCGGACGCGAAGCCCGGTGCTCCTGGTCGTCGACGCGGACGTGCCGGCGCCGGAGGACACGGACACGCGGGGCGTCGGCGCACGTGCCGCAGGATCACCGCCGGCCGAGTCCGAGAGTGAGGGCGAGTCCGAGTCCGAGAGCGGGGGCGAGTCCGGGGGAGGGCACGCGCGAGGTGGACGGCGTGCGGCCTGGCTCGGGCTGCTGCCGTCCACGCGACTGAGGGTGAGCGGGCGGCTGGCACCGGCGCCGGCGGGCGGCGACCGGACCGCGGCCGTGCTGCGGGTGCGGGACCGGCCGGTGGCCGTCGCGGGGCCGAGCGGCCCGCAGCGGCTGGCGGGCCGGCTGCGGGCCGGGCTGCGGGAGGCGACCGAAGGGCTGCCCGCGGACGCCCGCGCGCTGCTCCCGGGCCTGGTCGTCGGCGACACCTCACGGATCACGCCCGAACTGGACGACGCCTTCAAGGAGACGGACCTCGCGCACACCCTCGCCGTGTCCGGCAGCAACCTCACGATCCTGCTGGCCCTCCTCATCGGGCCGCCGGGCCTGGCCCGGCGGATCGAGCGCCGCGGACTCGCCCCGCGCCTGGGCCTGTCCCTGCGGACGACGGCCCTGCTCGCGGGAGCGCTGACGCTCGGCTTCGTGATCGTGTGCCGGCCCGACCCGAGCGTGCTGCGCGCCGCGGCCTGCGGAGCGGTCGCCCTGCTCGCCCTGGCCACCGGGCGCCGCCGGTCCCTGCTCCCGGCGCTCGCCACGGCCGTCCTGCTGCTGGTGCTGTACGACCCGTGGCTGGCCCGCGGTTACGGGTTCCTGCTGTCCGTGCTGGCCACCGGTGCGCTGCTGGTGGTGGCGCCGGGCTGGAGCGCGGCGCTGCGGCGGCGCCGGGTCCCCGCTCGGCTCGCCGAGGCGCTGGCCGCCGCAGCCGCGGCGCAGGCCGTGTGCGCGCCGGTCGTCGTGGTGCTGTCGGCGCGGGTGAGTCTGGTGGCGGTGCCCTGCAACCTGCTGGCCGAGGTGGCGGTGGCACCGGCGACGGTGCTGGGGTTCGCGGCGCTGGCGACGGCGCCGGTGGCGATGCCGCTGGCCAAGGCACTGGCCCGGGGGGCCGGCTGGCCGGCCGGGTGGATCGCGCGGGTCGCCCGGACGGGGGCGGCGCTGCCCGGCGGGGGAGTGGACTGGCCGGGCGGCTGGATCGGGGCGCTGCTGCTGGCGCTGGTCACGGTGGGTGTGGTCCTGGCCGGGCGGCGGCTGCTGCGGCATCCGTGGTGGTGCGGTGCACTCGGTGTGCTGCTCCTCGTGGTGGTGGTGCGGCCGGCTCCGCTGGCCCGGGTGGTCACGGGCTGGCCGCCGCCCGGCTGGCGGTTCGCGGTGTGCGACGTCGGGCAGGGCGACGCGACGGTGCTGGCGGCCGGTGCGGGGACCGCGGTGGTCGTCGACGCGGGACCCGATCCGGCGCCGGTGGACCGCTGCCTGCGGGAGCTGGGCGTCACGCGCGTCCCCCTCGTCCTCCTGACCCACTTCCACGCGGACCACGTCGCGGGACTGCCGGGTGTCCTGCACGGCCGGGCGGTGGCCGCGATCGAGACCACCGGCTACGAGGAGCCGGCCGACCAGGCCGCGTTCGTGAGGAGGGAGGCCGCCGCACGGCACATTCCGCTCCTGCGGGCCGTCGCCGGGGAGGAACGGCGCACCGGGCCGCTCGCCTGGCAGGTGCTGTGGCCGCCCGGGGGGCCCGAACCGCCGCCGGAGCCGGACGGCCCGAACGACGCCAGCATCGTCCTGCTCGTCCGCACCGCCGGACTGCGGCTGCTGCTCCTCGGCGACCTCGAACCCCCGGCCCAGCGGGAGCTGCTGCGGTCACCGGTGGCGGCCCGGCTGACCCGGGTGGACGTGCTGAAGGTGGCCCACCACGGTTCCGCCCACCAGGACCCGGAACTGACACGCCTGGTGGCGCCCCGGGTGGCACTCATCTCGTGCGGTGCCGGCAACCCCTACGGCCATCCGGCACCGGCCACCGTGGCCGGGTTGCGGGCGGGCGGCGCGGTGGTGCTGCGCACGGACCGGGACGGAGCACTGGCGGTGCGGGGGAGGGGAGGGCCGGGCGGGGAGGTGCGGGTGGTGAAGGACTGA